Proteins found in one Methylosinus sp. PW1 genomic segment:
- a CDS encoding hydrogen peroxide-inducible genes activator gives MITTKQLRYFEALARTEHFGKAADLCAVTQPALSMQIKELEAEVGAQLVERRGKLVTLTAAGSEIAKVARRILADISELETMADQNFCPLRLGIIPTVAPYVLPTLFDALGGGAAALRPLHIREAQTATLLAELDDGLLDLVMLATPVDPELDSMPLFEDRFFLVAPSSGLPEEVGSVSAETLKAQRLLLLEDGHCLRDQALSYCESRNVLNIDTFGMTNLTTLVQMVSAGMGCTLLPEMSLPIETARGNVRVLRIEPPEPRRIIGLVWRKSSRRGDEFRALGRMIVASRNAALDGAAALSET, from the coding sequence ATGATAACGACCAAGCAGCTCCGCTATTTCGAGGCCCTCGCCCGCACCGAGCATTTCGGCAAGGCGGCCGATCTCTGCGCCGTGACGCAGCCGGCGCTCTCCATGCAGATCAAGGAGCTGGAGGCCGAGGTCGGCGCGCAATTGGTCGAGCGGCGCGGCAAATTGGTCACACTGACGGCCGCCGGCAGTGAGATCGCCAAGGTCGCCCGCCGAATCCTCGCCGATATTTCGGAGCTGGAGACGATGGCGGATCAGAATTTCTGTCCGCTACGCCTCGGCATAATCCCGACGGTCGCGCCCTATGTTCTGCCGACTTTGTTCGATGCGCTCGGCGGCGGCGCGGCCGCTCTGCGGCCTCTGCATATTCGCGAGGCGCAGACGGCGACGCTGCTGGCCGAGCTGGACGACGGCCTTCTGGACCTCGTCATGCTGGCGACGCCCGTCGATCCAGAGCTCGACTCCATGCCGCTCTTCGAGGACCGCTTCTTTCTTGTCGCTCCCTCGAGCGGATTGCCGGAGGAAGTGGGCTCCGTCAGTGCGGAGACGCTGAAAGCGCAAAGGCTACTGTTGCTCGAGGACGGCCATTGCCTGCGCGATCAGGCGCTCAGCTATTGCGAGAGCCGCAATGTGCTGAACATCGACACTTTCGGCATGACCAATCTGACCACGCTGGTTCAGATGGTCTCGGCGGGCATGGGCTGCACGCTGCTCCCGGAAATGAGCCTGCCGATCGAAACGGCGCGAGGAAACGTCCGCGTGCTGCGGATCGAGCCACCGGAGCCGCGCCGGATCATCGGGCTCGTCTGGCGCAAATCCTCGCGCCGCGGCGACGAGTTTCGCGCCCTCGGCCGCATGATCGTGGCGTCGCGCAACGCGGCGCTCGACGGCGCGGCGGCTCTGTCGGAGACCTAG
- the dnaE gene encoding DNA polymerase III subunit alpha — protein sequence MSAIDAVGFVHLHVHTAFSLREGALTLSRVIDLAQKDQMPALAVTDTDNLFGALEFSEKAAKAGVQPIPGVQLNVDFGDGAQSAAGGADGRGHIVLIAQSERGYSNLMRLASRAYLEPAQGEASHVSLASLAASSEGLIALTGGSEGGLDTLYAKGRAEQALARLEALLPLFDGRLYVEIQRHGLDQQRRVEPQLLDLAYRRSLPLVATNEPFFATATDFEAHDALLCIAEGTVTSVAERRRLSPQHYFKTRKEMLTLFADLREATDSTVEIARRAAFRPLTRKPIMPRFMLDGEGGGESLEDIEARELRRQAKEGLEARLLAQPPAPGQTRETYDARLEFELDTIEKMRFPGYFLIVSDFIKYAKSQGIPVGPGRGSGAGSLVAYALTITDLDPLRFGLFFERFLNPERMSMPDFDIDFCQTRRGEVIDYVRERYGAEKVAQIITFGSFLARGVLRSVGRVLEMPLGQVDKLAKLVPQNPAKPVTLAEAVSGEQKLREAIDEDEKVARLFKVAGALEGLYSNASTHAAGVVIGDRPLDALVPLYRDPKSDMPATQFNMKWVEPAGLIKFDFLGLKTLTVLATAVDLVRRRAANFDLATIPLDDSETYEMLGRGETVGVFQLESAGMRKALVEMHADHFEDIIALVALYRPGPMANIPTYCAVKLGDEEPDYIHPKIEHILKETFGVIIYQEQVMQIAQVLSGYSLGEADLLRRAMGKKIKAEMDAQRERFVTGAVERGLTAQKASDIFDLLAKFADYGFNKSHAAAYALIAYQTAWFKAHYPVEFLAASMTLDKGNTDKLAEFRNEARRLGIAVEPPSIRRSGVDFDVAPGADGKLAIRYALSAVKGVGEGQAEAIVRTRGAAPFRSLSDFARRINPREVNKKVLENLACCGAFDELDADRARVVGAIETILACANRCAEDRQAGQNALFGGAEAEEDLVLPKSQPWTASEKLKREFDAAGFFLSGHPLDAYASVLGRLRLTRWAEFIIAVKRGASAGRLAAVVLDRAERRTKSGSKMGVVQLSDDSGQYEAILFQEGLNQYRDLLEKGATVLVTLSAALEGEDVRARITEVQPLAAAAAKAQKGLRIFVQDAAPLDALKSRLATRGEGEVSIVVALERMGSEVEIKLPGGYSVSADVAGALKTIPGVLAVEHV from the coding sequence GCGCGGCCATATCGTGCTGATCGCGCAGTCGGAGCGGGGCTATTCCAATCTGATGCGGCTCGCCTCGCGCGCCTATCTCGAGCCGGCGCAGGGCGAGGCCTCCCATGTCTCGTTGGCGAGCCTCGCTGCGAGCAGCGAGGGACTGATCGCCCTCACCGGCGGCTCGGAGGGCGGGCTCGACACGCTCTACGCCAAGGGCAGGGCGGAGCAGGCGCTGGCTCGTCTCGAGGCGCTGCTGCCGCTCTTCGACGGAAGGCTCTATGTCGAGATCCAGCGCCACGGTCTCGATCAGCAGCGGCGCGTCGAGCCGCAATTGCTCGATCTCGCCTATCGGCGCAGCCTGCCTCTGGTCGCCACCAATGAGCCTTTTTTCGCGACGGCGACGGATTTCGAGGCGCATGACGCGCTGCTCTGCATCGCCGAGGGCACAGTGACCAGCGTCGCCGAGCGCCGGCGGCTCTCGCCGCAGCACTATTTCAAGACGCGCAAGGAGATGCTCACGCTCTTCGCCGACCTCCGCGAGGCGACGGATTCGACGGTCGAGATCGCGCGCCGTGCGGCCTTCCGCCCGCTGACGCGCAAGCCCATCATGCCGCGCTTCATGCTGGACGGAGAAGGGGGCGGGGAATCCCTCGAGGATATAGAGGCGCGCGAATTGCGCCGACAGGCGAAGGAAGGCCTCGAGGCGCGCCTCCTCGCGCAGCCGCCGGCCCCGGGCCAGACGCGAGAGACCTATGACGCGCGGCTCGAATTCGAGCTCGACACGATCGAGAAGATGCGCTTTCCCGGCTACTTCCTGATTGTCTCTGACTTCATCAAATATGCGAAATCGCAAGGGATTCCGGTGGGGCCGGGGCGCGGCTCGGGCGCCGGCTCGCTGGTCGCCTATGCGCTGACCATCACCGATCTCGATCCTCTGCGCTTCGGCCTCTTCTTCGAGCGCTTCCTCAATCCCGAACGCATGTCGATGCCGGATTTCGACATCGACTTCTGCCAAACGAGGCGCGGCGAGGTCATCGATTATGTCCGCGAGCGCTACGGCGCCGAGAAAGTGGCGCAGATCATCACCTTCGGCTCGTTCCTCGCGCGCGGCGTGCTGCGCAGCGTCGGCCGCGTGCTGGAAATGCCGCTGGGGCAAGTGGATAAGCTCGCCAAGCTGGTGCCGCAGAACCCCGCCAAGCCGGTGACTTTGGCCGAGGCGGTCTCCGGTGAGCAGAAATTGCGCGAGGCGATCGACGAGGACGAGAAGGTCGCGCGGCTGTTCAAGGTTGCCGGAGCGCTGGAGGGGCTCTATTCCAACGCCTCGACCCACGCCGCGGGCGTCGTCATCGGAGACCGGCCGCTCGACGCGCTGGTGCCGCTCTATCGCGATCCCAAATCCGATATGCCGGCCACCCAGTTCAATATGAAATGGGTGGAGCCGGCCGGGCTCATCAAATTCGACTTCCTCGGCCTCAAGACGCTGACCGTGCTGGCGACAGCCGTCGATCTCGTGCGCCGGCGCGCGGCGAATTTCGATCTCGCCACTATTCCGCTCGATGATTCCGAGACTTACGAAATGCTCGGGCGCGGCGAGACGGTGGGCGTGTTCCAGCTGGAAAGCGCCGGCATGCGCAAGGCGCTGGTCGAGATGCACGCCGATCATTTCGAGGACATCATCGCCCTCGTCGCGCTCTACCGGCCGGGTCCTATGGCCAATATCCCGACCTATTGCGCTGTGAAGCTCGGCGACGAGGAGCCCGATTACATCCACCCCAAGATCGAGCACATCCTGAAGGAGACATTCGGCGTCATCATCTACCAGGAGCAGGTGATGCAGATCGCTCAGGTCCTCTCCGGCTATTCGCTGGGCGAGGCCGATCTGCTCCGCCGCGCCATGGGCAAGAAGATCAAGGCCGAAATGGACGCCCAGCGTGAGCGCTTCGTCACCGGCGCGGTGGAGCGCGGGCTCACGGCGCAAAAGGCCAGCGATATCTTCGACCTGCTGGCGAAATTCGCCGATTACGGCTTCAACAAGAGCCATGCGGCGGCCTATGCGCTGATCGCCTATCAGACCGCCTGGTTCAAGGCGCATTATCCGGTCGAGTTTTTGGCCGCCTCCATGACGCTCGACAAGGGCAACACCGACAAGCTGGCCGAATTCCGCAATGAGGCGCGGCGGCTCGGCATTGCGGTCGAGCCGCCCTCCATCCGCCGTTCGGGCGTCGATTTCGACGTCGCGCCCGGCGCCGATGGCAAGCTCGCCATTCGCTATGCGCTCTCCGCCGTCAAAGGCGTCGGCGAGGGGCAGGCCGAGGCGATCGTGCGGACGCGCGGCGCCGCGCCTTTCCGCAGCCTCTCGGACTTCGCCCGGCGGATCAATCCGCGTGAGGTCAATAAGAAGGTTCTCGAAAATCTCGCCTGCTGCGGCGCCTTCGACGAGCTCGACGCCGACCGCGCCCGCGTCGTCGGCGCGATCGAGACGATTCTCGCTTGCGCCAATCGTTGCGCCGAGGACCGGCAGGCCGGACAGAATGCGCTGTTCGGCGGCGCGGAGGCGGAGGAGGATCTGGTTCTGCCCAAGAGCCAGCCCTGGACGGCCTCGGAAAAGCTGAAGCGCGAATTCGACGCCGCCGGCTTCTTCCTCTCCGGCCATCCGCTCGACGCCTATGCGAGCGTGCTCGGCCGGCTTCGGCTGACGCGCTGGGCGGAGTTCATCATAGCGGTGAAGCGCGGCGCCAGCGCCGGGCGGCTCGCCGCGGTGGTGCTCGACCGCGCCGAGCGGCGCACAAAATCCGGCTCCAAAATGGGCGTGGTCCAGCTCTCGGACGACAGCGGGCAATATGAGGCGATCCTGTTTCAGGAAGGGCTCAACCAATATCGCGACCTTTTGGAGAAGGGCGCGACCGTGTTGGTGACGCTCTCCGCCGCGCTCGAGGGCGAGGATGTGCGGGCGCGCATCACCGAGGTGCAGCCGCTCGCGGCCGCCGCCGCCAAGGCGCAAAAAGGGCTGCGCATTTTCGTTCAGGACGCCGCGCCGCTCGATGCGCTGAAGTCGCGGCTGGCGACGCGCGGCGAGGGCGAGGTGTCGATCGTCGTGGCGCTGGAGCGCATGGGGAGCGAGGTGGAGATCAAGCTGCCGGGCGGTTATTCCGTCTCGGCCGATGTCGCCGGGGCGCTGAAGACGATCCCCGGCGTGCTCGCCGTGGAGCATGTGTAA
- a CDS encoding methyl-accepting chemotaxis protein, which translates to MKSSIARKLGGVITLLGALALCLSLFAFWQSRLHARQTNEIEADYDYVLEVRGLAQSVQHVAILANAVFSADDKNEVQKKLTGLRRALDDLGRSADALVSRAGGRMSEQQKTKLSLAIREFIAYQNDTIELGLTISPKAALVQANDEATIANRGQMIAEMDAFVRDTLRRLSANRRAEEERRPRDEALTLAVPAAATALAIIVAFWIVATQIRAPLETIALALKRAAEEDFDENIPFVDQRDEIGDMARALRAFEAAAQEKRRLEREAESQRRLTAQLRETGDGERRRAADEQAAVVAALAHGLERLSGGDFTSRLETPFAPQYEPLRADFNQAVEKLRRAMIAVAKNSQAVLERTTEGARVADSLAERSEQQALELAKAAIDLGASTSAIERTADTTAEVREFVNRASSAARRGGEVLRDTIVAMSAIEDSSGQIGRIVDLIDEIAFQTNLLALNAGIEAARSGEAGRGFAVVASEVRALAQRALEAAKEIGALVETAQRQVGIGVGLVSETSRTLSEVVQLTSSTDALVANVAAAAKEQSASLGEICLTVGKIDKATRENAAIAARSSDASADLAERTRELIDQVARLRVVANAEARAA; encoded by the coding sequence ATGAAATCGAGCATCGCACGCAAGCTCGGCGGCGTCATCACGCTGCTCGGCGCTCTCGCTCTGTGCCTTTCCCTCTTCGCCTTCTGGCAATCGCGCCTCCACGCGCGGCAGACGAATGAGATCGAGGCGGATTATGACTATGTCCTCGAGGTGCGTGGGCTCGCGCAATCCGTGCAGCATGTGGCGATTCTCGCCAATGCGGTCTTCTCTGCCGACGACAAGAACGAAGTGCAGAAAAAGCTGACGGGTCTGCGTCGGGCGCTCGACGATCTCGGTCGATCGGCCGACGCTCTCGTCTCCCGCGCCGGCGGCAGGATGTCGGAGCAGCAGAAGACGAAGCTCTCCCTCGCCATACGAGAATTCATCGCCTATCAGAACGATACGATCGAGCTCGGCCTGACGATCTCGCCGAAGGCCGCGCTGGTCCAGGCGAATGACGAGGCGACGATCGCCAATCGCGGCCAGATGATCGCCGAAATGGACGCCTTCGTCCGCGACACGCTCCGGCGCCTCTCGGCCAATCGCCGAGCGGAAGAAGAGCGCCGGCCCCGGGACGAAGCGTTGACGCTGGCGGTCCCGGCCGCCGCCACCGCGCTCGCCATAATCGTCGCTTTTTGGATCGTCGCGACACAGATTCGCGCGCCGCTGGAAACGATCGCTCTGGCCCTGAAGCGCGCGGCGGAAGAGGATTTCGACGAGAACATCCCCTTCGTCGATCAGCGCGACGAGATCGGCGACATGGCGCGGGCGCTCCGCGCTTTCGAGGCCGCGGCGCAAGAGAAGCGGCGTCTCGAGCGAGAGGCCGAGTCCCAGCGCCGCTTGACCGCCCAGCTGCGCGAGACCGGCGACGGCGAGCGCCGTCGGGCCGCCGACGAGCAGGCGGCTGTGGTCGCCGCTCTCGCGCATGGGCTCGAGCGGCTCTCCGGCGGCGATTTCACCTCGAGGCTGGAGACGCCCTTCGCGCCGCAATACGAGCCGCTCCGCGCCGATTTCAACCAGGCCGTCGAGAAGCTGAGGCGCGCCATGATCGCCGTGGCGAAGAACTCCCAAGCTGTTCTCGAGCGGACGACGGAAGGGGCGCGCGTCGCCGACAGCCTCGCCGAGCGCAGCGAGCAGCAGGCGCTCGAGCTCGCCAAGGCGGCCATAGACCTCGGCGCCTCGACCTCCGCGATCGAGCGCACTGCGGACACGACAGCCGAGGTGCGCGAATTCGTCAATCGCGCCAGCAGTGCCGCGCGGCGCGGCGGCGAGGTCCTTCGCGACACGATCGTCGCGATGAGCGCGATCGAGGATTCATCCGGCCAGATCGGCCGGATCGTCGATCTCATCGACGAAATCGCCTTCCAGACCAATCTTCTCGCGCTCAACGCCGGCATAGAGGCGGCGCGCAGCGGCGAGGCCGGCCGCGGCTTCGCGGTTGTCGCCTCCGAAGTGCGCGCGCTGGCGCAACGCGCGCTCGAGGCGGCCAAGGAAATCGGGGCGCTCGTCGAAACCGCGCAACGGCAGGTCGGGATCGGCGTCGGTCTCGTGAGCGAGACGAGCCGCACATTGAGCGAGGTCGTCCAGCTCACATCCTCGACCGATGCGCTCGTCGCCAATGTCGCGGCCGCAGCGAAAGAACAATCGGCCAGCCTCGGCGAAATATGCCTCACCGTCGGCAAAATCGACAAGGCGACGCGGGAAAATGCGGCGATCGCGGCCCGCTCCTCCGACGCCAGCGCCGATCTCGCCGAGCGGACGCGCGAATTGATCGATCAGGTCGCGCGGCTGCGCGTCGTCGCGAACGCCGAGGCGCGTGCGGCCTGA
- a CDS encoding type II toxin-antitoxin system RatA family toxin, whose product MKSFRNRRRVNFRADDMFALVRDVESYPKFVPLCEALRVRRRSTTEEGVEVILAEMQVGFKAVCERFTSRVTCDPNKREILVEYVDGPFKKLENRWTFADEPAGPDGGARSVVDFYINYEFRSRTLGLVMGAMFDSAFHKYSDAFVKRAGEVYGRR is encoded by the coding sequence ATGAAGAGCTTCCGCAACCGCCGCCGCGTGAACTTCCGCGCCGACGACATGTTCGCCCTGGTCAGGGATGTCGAATCCTATCCGAAATTCGTGCCGCTCTGCGAGGCGCTGCGCGTGCGTCGCCGCAGCACGACGGAGGAGGGGGTGGAGGTCATCCTCGCGGAAATGCAAGTGGGCTTCAAGGCGGTGTGCGAGCGCTTCACCAGCCGCGTGACTTGCGACCCGAACAAGCGCGAGATCCTCGTCGAATATGTCGACGGCCCGTTCAAGAAGCTCGAGAACCGCTGGACCTTCGCCGACGAGCCGGCCGGGCCGGATGGCGGCGCGCGCTCGGTCGTCGATTTCTACATTAATTACGAGTTCCGCAGCCGCACGCTCGGGCTGGTGATGGGGGCGATGTTCGACTCCGCATTCCACAAATATTCGGACGCTTTCGTCAAGCGCGCCGGCGAGGTCTATGGCCGCCGCTGA
- a CDS encoding DUF488 domain-containing protein — protein MFKIKRAYEPASAEDGKRILVDRLWPRGLSKAKAALDEWDRLVAPSDALRRWYAHSPQRWREFKTRYASELRETCPQELKRLRALGRGNVVTLLFASRAPEMNNAAALKEIIEARRAASPAAARSQRPHGARSG, from the coding sequence ATGTTCAAGATCAAGCGCGCCTATGAGCCGGCGAGCGCCGAGGACGGTAAGCGCATCCTCGTCGACCGCCTGTGGCCGCGCGGACTCTCGAAAGCGAAGGCCGCGCTCGACGAATGGGATCGCCTCGTCGCGCCGAGCGACGCTCTGCGCCGCTGGTACGCCCATTCGCCCCAACGCTGGCGGGAGTTCAAAACGCGCTACGCCAGCGAGCTGCGCGAGACCTGTCCGCAGGAGCTGAAGCGCCTGCGCGCGCTCGGCCGCGGCAATGTGGTGACGCTGCTCTTCGCCTCCCGCGCGCCGGAGATGAACAACGCCGCCGCGCTGAAGGAGATCATCGAGGCGCGCCGAGCCGCTTCTCCCGCAGCCGCTCGAAGTCAGCGCCCGCATGGTGCGAGGAGCGGGTGA
- a CDS encoding CinA family protein: MTAPDLPRLAERLLYFCRAQSLRLATAESCTGGLVAGAITDIAGSSDAFDRGFVTYSNAAKEEMLGVPRDILERYGAVSAETARAMASGAVERSFADIAVSITGIAGPGGGSAEKPVGLVHFACLRKGFGVEHVERRFGPETREAIRRASVVQALELMIEAAQRRP; encoded by the coding sequence ATGACTGCCCCCGACCTGCCCCGCCTCGCCGAACGCCTGCTCTATTTCTGCCGCGCGCAGAGCCTTCGCCTGGCGACGGCCGAATCCTGCACCGGCGGGCTCGTCGCCGGGGCGATCACCGATATCGCCGGCTCCTCGGACGCCTTCGACCGCGGCTTCGTGACATATTCCAACGCGGCCAAGGAGGAGATGCTCGGCGTCCCGCGCGACATTCTCGAGCGCTATGGCGCCGTCAGCGCCGAGACGGCGCGGGCCATGGCGAGCGGCGCGGTGGAGCGCTCCTTCGCCGATATCGCCGTCTCGATCACCGGCATAGCCGGCCCGGGCGGCGGCAGCGCGGAGAAGCCCGTCGGCCTCGTCCATTTCGCCTGCCTGCGCAAAGGATTCGGCGTGGAGCATGTCGAGCGCCGCTTCGGCCCCGAGACGCGCGAGGCGATCCGGCGGGCCTCGGTCGTTCAAGCGCTGGAGCTGATGATAGAAGCCGCTCAGCGGCGGCCATAG
- a CDS encoding GlsB/YeaQ/YmgE family stress response membrane protein, whose amino-acid sequence MDAAIAFLGKLDAGFLPLVVIGAFGGWLVGALLRSPDQLFSDMAIGVAGAWLGAQFAEFCGLVLDGSIGHFLAGLLGSIISVSLWARVDGATPLRPGERPRH is encoded by the coding sequence ATGGACGCTGCGATCGCCTTTCTCGGAAAGCTCGACGCGGGCTTTCTTCCCCTCGTCGTCATCGGCGCATTCGGCGGCTGGCTCGTCGGCGCGCTGCTGCGAAGCCCCGATCAGCTCTTCTCCGATATGGCGATCGGCGTCGCCGGCGCTTGGCTCGGCGCGCAATTCGCCGAATTCTGCGGGCTCGTTCTCGACGGCTCGATCGGCCATTTCCTCGCCGGCCTGCTCGGGTCCATAATCAGCGTCTCGCTCTGGGCGCGAGTCGACGGCGCGACTCCTCTGAGGCCGGGCGAAAGGCCGAGACATTAG
- the lipA gene encoding lipoyl synthase: MTVLLDLLNDDPRKRDAAALRHPEKAHRPDTPLARKPDWIRVKAPGSAAWRETGAILRGGGLSTVCQEASCPNIGECWEQKHATFLVMGSVCTRACAFCNVATGLPAALDPTEPERVAEATAKLGLAHVVVTSVDRDDLDDGGADHIAQTIRAIRAACPTTTIEVLTPDFLRKEGALEKVVAARPDVFNHNLETVPSLYVTVRPGARYFHSLRLLQRVKELDPAIFTKSGLMVGLGETRNEILQVMDDLRVADVDFLTIGQYLQPTRKHHEVVRFVTPQEFEAFTTIAYAKGFSMVSASPLTRSSHHAGADFERLREKRLGAPR; this comes from the coding sequence ATGACCGTCCTCCTCGATCTCCTCAACGACGACCCGCGCAAGCGCGATGCGGCCGCGCTCCGCCACCCGGAAAAGGCGCATCGGCCGGACACGCCGCTCGCGCGCAAGCCGGACTGGATACGCGTCAAGGCGCCGGGTTCGGCGGCCTGGCGCGAGACCGGCGCGATTCTGCGCGGCGGCGGACTCTCCACCGTCTGCCAGGAGGCCTCCTGCCCGAATATCGGCGAATGCTGGGAGCAGAAGCACGCGACCTTCCTCGTCATGGGGTCGGTGTGCACGCGCGCCTGCGCCTTCTGCAATGTGGCCACCGGCCTGCCGGCGGCGCTCGACCCCACCGAGCCGGAGCGCGTGGCGGAGGCGACAGCCAAGCTCGGCCTCGCCCATGTGGTGGTCACTTCGGTCGACCGCGACGATCTCGACGACGGCGGGGCGGATCATATTGCGCAGACGATCCGCGCCATTCGCGCCGCCTGTCCGACGACGACGATCGAGGTGCTGACGCCGGATTTTCTGCGCAAGGAGGGCGCGCTCGAGAAAGTCGTCGCGGCGCGGCCGGATGTGTTCAACCATAATCTCGAGACCGTGCCGTCCCTCTATGTGACGGTGCGGCCGGGCGCGCGCTATTTCCACTCGCTGCGGCTGCTGCAGCGGGTCAAGGAGCTCGACCCCGCCATCTTCACCAAATCCGGCCTGATGGTCGGGCTCGGCGAGACGCGCAACGAGATTCTCCAGGTGATGGACGATCTGCGCGTGGCCGATGTGGACTTCCTCACCATCGGCCAATATCTGCAGCCGACCCGCAAGCATCACGAGGTCGTCCGCTTCGTGACGCCGCAGGAATTCGAGGCTTTCACGACGATCGCCTACGCCAAGGGCTTCTCCATGGTCTCCGCCTCGCCGCTCACCCGCTCCTCGCACCATGCGGGCGCTGACTTCGAGCGGCTGCGGGAGAAGCGGCTCGGCGCGCCTCGATGA
- the katG gene encoding catalase/peroxidase HPI, with protein MAIVVGATLAASAEGAPHPNQFWWPDQLDLSPLRRNAAESNPLGKDFDYAKAFQSLDLAEVKKDIESVLTTSQDWWPADYGNYGPFFIRMAWHGAGTYRIHDGRGGASGAQQRFEPLNSWPDNANLDKARRLLWPVKKKYGQKLSWGDLMVLTGNVAMEKMGFATFGFGGGRSDDWEPDLVYWGAPKFMGNNRDKSGALEKPLGAVQMGLIYVNPEGPNGVPDPLAAAKDIREAFGRMAMNDEETVALIAGGHTFGKAHGAKSPAKCVGPAPAGEKIEAQGLGWANRCGSGKGADAITSGLEGAWSVDPVSFTTQYLDNLFGHEWVKTKSPAGATQWKPKDAEDVVPDAHEPGKAHPLMMFTTDLALKFDPEYAKIAKRFHDDPNAFKLAFAKAWFKLTHRDMGPRSRYLGALVPKEELIWQDPVPAIDYKPIEAADIAGLKSKILASNLTDAELIRTAWASAASFRGTDKRGGANGARIRLAPEKDWPVNDPAELAKVVKALEEVKAGFDKGRADGKRVSIADLIVLGGSAAIEDAAKKAGVTIEVPISTGRADATQAQTDVESFAVLEPKADGFRNYFAKGGEKSPAEALVDRASLLELTVPETAVLVGGMRVLGANEGNSRLGVLTSRPGVLSNEFFVNLLDMSTQWKKSAETEGVYEGRDRKSGALKWTASAVDLIFGSNSELRAVAEVYASDDAKEKFVRDFVAAWVKVMSLDRFDLRKS; from the coding sequence ATGGCGATCGTCGTCGGCGCGACGCTGGCCGCCTCGGCCGAGGGCGCGCCGCATCCCAATCAATTCTGGTGGCCGGACCAGCTCGATCTCTCACCGCTGCGCCGCAACGCCGCGGAATCGAATCCGCTCGGCAAGGATTTCGACTATGCGAAGGCGTTCCAGTCGCTCGATCTCGCTGAGGTGAAGAAGGACATAGAGTCCGTATTGACGACCTCGCAGGACTGGTGGCCGGCCGACTACGGCAATTACGGCCCATTCTTCATCCGCATGGCCTGGCACGGCGCGGGAACCTATCGCATCCACGACGGCCGCGGCGGCGCGAGCGGGGCGCAGCAGCGCTTCGAGCCGCTCAACAGCTGGCCGGACAACGCCAATCTCGACAAGGCGCGCCGGCTGCTGTGGCCGGTGAAGAAGAAATACGGCCAGAAGCTCTCCTGGGGCGACCTCATGGTGCTGACCGGCAATGTCGCCATGGAGAAGATGGGCTTTGCGACCTTCGGCTTCGGCGGCGGCCGCAGCGACGATTGGGAGCCCGATCTCGTCTATTGGGGCGCGCCAAAATTCATGGGCAATAATCGCGACAAGAGCGGCGCGCTGGAGAAGCCCCTGGGCGCGGTCCAGATGGGCCTCATCTATGTCAATCCCGAGGGACCGAATGGCGTGCCGGACCCGCTGGCCGCGGCCAAGGACATAAGAGAAGCCTTCGGCCGCATGGCGATGAACGATGAGGAGACCGTCGCGCTGATCGCCGGCGGCCATACTTTCGGCAAAGCGCATGGCGCCAAATCGCCGGCCAAATGCGTCGGCCCCGCGCCGGCGGGAGAGAAGATCGAGGCGCAAGGCCTCGGCTGGGCCAATCGCTGCGGCTCCGGCAAGGGCGCGGATGCGATCACCAGCGGGCTGGAAGGCGCCTGGTCGGTCGATCCGGTCTCCTTCACCACGCAATATCTGGACAATCTCTTCGGCCATGAGTGGGTCAAGACCAAGAGCCCGGCCGGCGCGACGCAGTGGAAGCCCAAGGATGCCGAGGACGTCGTCCCCGATGCGCACGAGCCCGGCAAGGCGCATCCTCTTATGATGTTCACCACCGATCTGGCGCTGAAATTCGACCCCGAATACGCCAAGATCGCCAAGCGCTTCCATGACGATCCGAATGCGTTCAAGCTGGCCTTCGCCAAGGCTTGGTTCAAGTTGACGCATAGGGATATGGGGCCGCGCTCGCGCTATCTCGGCGCGCTGGTTCCGAAAGAAGAGCTGATCTGGCAGGATCCCGTTCCCGCGATCGACTACAAGCCGATCGAGGCCGCGGATATCGCCGGACTGAAGTCGAAAATCCTCGCTTCAAACCTCACCGACGCCGAGCTGATCCGCACGGCCTGGGCCTCGGCGGCCTCCTTCCGCGGCACGGATAAGCGCGGCGGCGCCAATGGCGCGCGCATTCGCCTCGCGCCGGAAAAGGATTGGCCGGTCAACGACCCCGCCGAGCTGGCGAAGGTCGTGAAGGCGCTGGAGGAGGTGAAGGCCGGCTTCGACAAGGGGCGCGCCGACGGCAAGCGCGTGTCGATCGCCGATCTCATCGTGCTCGGCGGCTCCGCCGCGATCGAGGACGCCGCCAAAAAAGCCGGAGTCACGATCGAGGTTCCGATCTCGACAGGGCGCGCGGATGCGACGCAGGCGCAGACAGATGTCGAATCCTTCGCGGTTCTCGAGCCGAAGGCGGACGGCTTCCGCAACTACTTCGCCAAAGGCGGCGAGAAATCGCCGGCGGAGGCCTTGGTCGATCGCGCGAGCCTGCTGGAGCTCACCGTCCCCGAGACCGCCGTTCTCGTCGGCGGAATGCGGGTCCTCGGCGCGAATGAGGGGAATTCGCGGCTCGGCGTCCTCACCTCGCGGCCGGGCGTGCTGAGCAACGAGTTTTTCGTCAATCTGCTCGACATGTCCACGCAATGGAAAAAGTCGGCCGAGACGGAAGGCGTCTATGAAGGCCGCGACCGCAAGAGCGGCGCGCTCAAATGGACGGCGAGCGCTGTCGATCTGATCTTCGGCTCCAATTCCGAGCTGAGGGCGGTGGCGGAAGTCTACGCCTCGGACGATGCGAAAGAGAAGTTCGTGCGCGACTTCGTCGCCGCATGGGTCAAAGTGATGAGTCTGGACCGCTTCGACTTGCGCAAGTCTTGA